The genomic window AATTGGTATGCTCACACTTGGCTAAATAAAAATTAGCACCTTGGCAATTTGCTTTACTAAAATTAGCACTGTTGAGAGAAGCAAGTTCAAAATTAGCTCCCACTAAATAAGTACTTTGAAGGTCTGCTGTATAGTTTTTATACACTTCTCTGTGTTTTTTATCTTTAAAGAGAACATCTATTATGGACTGAATCTCTGGGGATGGTTTGTCTTTGTAATTTTTTTGATACTCTGTTTCTTGAGTTTTGCCACGGATATAGGAGCAGAGTATTTTGAAGATGGATTCGGAGTAGTAGGCGAATGGGGATTGGGAATCTTTATTATCTTGGGCAATATTGTTAAGGGTATTAATGCCTCTCATTCGTGATTCCATATTTTCATTACTTATGAGCTGCATAGCATATTGAAATTTTTTGTTTATACCTCTTTGGGTTTGCCCTTTCGATGCACGGTCTACATAAAACAATGTCCCAAACCTTTCTAAAAGGAGAAAGCACTGGGTAATGAGCTGGTTTTTTCTCCATCGGGAAGTTTTTTTATATTTTTTTTCTTTGTCAAATTTTTCTTTTTTCCACTCTAATTTCATTTCGTCTATTGTACTTTTGTTCATGGTGTTATGTTTTATTTATTATAGAATATATTATGATGTGGTACATCTCTTTATGAGATATTTCACAAGTTACAAAATTTTTTTAAGGAGTCGGAATGCTTTTTGAGATTGTATGGTTTCTCTTGCTATTTGTATGGAATCGAGGATATTTTTGGAGGGTGTGGAGAGTGAGAGAGCCAAACCTGCATTTGCTAGTACTACATTTGTTTGTTCTTTGGTAGCAGTTCCGTTGAGTATGTTCACAAAGATTTCAGCAGAGTTTTTTATATTTTTTCCTGCAATAATGTTCTGGGGATTTATGGTTTCAAAGCCGAGGTCTGAGGGTGACATAATGGATTCTCCTGTATTTGATATTATTTTACATTTTTCGGTGAGGGAAATTTCATCATATCCATCTAGGGAATGGACAATGGCGAATTTGGTTTCTGTTTTTTGAAACATATATCCGTACGTTCTTGCGAGTTCTAAGCTAAACACTCCTATCATTTGTTTTTTTGGGAATGCGGGGTTTACGAGGGGTCCAATCATATTAAAAAATGTTTTTAGTCCGAGTTCTTTTCTAATAGGGGCTACATGTTTCAGAGCGGGATGAAAAAGTGGTGCGTGGAGAAAGCAAATACCTGTTTTTTCCAGTTGTTCTTTGAGAAGAGAGGTATCATTTGTAAAGGTGTATCCGAGATATTCTAATATATTAGAAGATCCTACTGAGGAAGATACCCCTACATTTCCGTGCTTAGCAACCATCTGTCCCGAAGCAGCGGCTACTATAGCAGATATAGTAGATATATTAAAAGTGTCTTTTCCATCTCCTCCTGTGCCACAGATATCTATCAAATCATATTCTCTCACATCTAAAGAGATGCATACTTCTAATAAAGCGTCTCTAAATCCTTCTAATTCTTCAACGGTAATGCTCCTCATCATGTATATTGTTAGGAAAGAGGATATTTCACTGGAATTGTATTGTCCGTTGGTCATATGAATGAGTATTTCTTTCGCTTCTTTTCGGGAGAGGGATTCGTATTCTAATAGTTTTTTGAGTATTGTTTTCATTTGTGTTATTATATTTTTAATTCGCAATGGTACTAAAAAATCTGCGTTATCCACGTTTCAGTATTATCTTATAGAATCTGGATGACGCGGATTTTTTGTTCTGAGAGGTCCATAATAATTTATATTTTTTAATCAGCGTTAGGAAGTATCGGTTTCATGAGGGTTCCTTTGTTTTAGAAGGCTGATAGCACTGATTTAGAAGGCTGATTAAAAAAAATAAAAATAGAGTGGGTTCAATTTTTGTTTTTTTCTATTTCTACTTTCATTTCTATGGATGTATTTTCTATGGGGTATTGGAGAGAAAAAATTATACATTGGGTTTCTGTGCAGATGTATTTTTTATGTGTGTTCAGAGCATTTTTTTCTAAAAGAGAGTAGGTAGTAGCTACAATGTTTATTTTATCTGATACTTCTAAGTTATTATTTTTTCTTATGTTTTGCACTTTATTGACGAAGTCCCTTGCAATACCTTCTTGTTTGAGTTCTTCTGTGAGAGTTATATCTAATGCGATAGTGATACCTTTTTCAGATGCTACTGTCCATCCGGGTATGTCTTGTGATTGTATTTCTACATCGGAAAGTTCTATTTTTATGGGTTGGTTTTGTATATGTATTTCTATAAATCTGTTTGCTTCTAATTGTTTTTTATCTTGTTCGGAAAATAATTTTATAGTGTCGGATATTTGTTTTAAGAGTGGACCGTATTTTTTTCCGAGTATTTGGAAGTTGGGCTTTATGGTTTTTACAATAATTTTTGAGTCGTCTTCTATGTATTCTATTTTTTTTACGTTGACTTCAGACATTATGAGTTCTTCTACGAGAGAGAGTAGTTTTTTTTGTTGTGGTTTGAGTATAGGGATGAGTAATTTTGAAAGGGGTTGTCTTACTTTTATGTTATTTTTTTTACGGAGGGAGTGGACTAATGAGCATACCTGTTGGGCAAGTTCATTGCTTTGTATAAGTGTTTCATCTATAATGTGGGGTTCTGGTTTTACCAAAGAGGTAAGATGGACAGATTCGTATTGAATGGGTGTTTTATACTGGATTGCTTTTTGTCGGATATTATTGGTGAGATTTCTATAGAGCCAATCGGAGAAAAATGGGGTTACGGGAGCGGATAGTTGTGCAATGACCATCAGGCATTGGTAGAGGGTTTCGTAGGCAGATTTTTTATCAAGGGTCATTTCTCCTATCCAAAATCTTTTTCGAGAGAGCCGAACATACCAATTAGAAAGTTGGTCTATGGCAAATTCTTCTATCAAACGGCATGCGGGAGTTGCTTCGTAGTTATCATAGTGAAGGGTAGTATTTTGTATGAGTTCTTGTAGTTTTCCTAAAATCCATCTATCAAAGAGGGGGCGTTTTTCAATAGGTATCACATTCATCTCATCCATAGAAAAATTAT from Chitinophagaceae bacterium includes these protein-coding regions:
- the trpD gene encoding anthranilate phosphoribosyltransferase, yielding MKTILKKLLEYESLSRKEAKEILIHMTNGQYNSSEISSFLTIYMMRSITVEELEGFRDALLEVCISLDVREYDLIDICGTGGDGKDTFNISTISAIVAAASGQMVAKHGNVGVSSSVGSSNILEYLGYTFTNDTSLLKEQLEKTGICFLHAPLFHPALKHVAPIRKELGLKTFFNMIGPLVNPAFPKKQMIGVFSLELARTYGYMFQKTETKFAIVHSLDGYDEISLTEKCKIISNTGESIMSPSDLGFETINPQNIIAGKNIKNSAEIFVNILNGTATKEQTNVVLANAGLALSLSTPSKNILDSIQIARETIQSQKAFRLLKKIL